The window TCACCGCGGCGAATACCAGGGGATAGGGGATCGCGCCGACCAGCGGCAGTTCCGTGACGACGCCGGAGAGTTTGACGAGCACCGGCAGGAAGGCGAGCAGCGTCAGCACGGCACTGATCAGATTGACGCCGAGACCTTCCATGGTGGTCGCAAACCGCATGGTGTCTTCCTGCACCCGCTGCGAGGCGCCCTCGATGGTGCGGAGCTGCGGCCAGTGCGAGATGTAGAAGTCGTTCATCGCGGTGCGCCAGCGGAAGATGTAGTGGCTGACGAAGAACCGCGTCAGCACGCCGACCACGACCGCGATCAGCGCGATGCCGGCAAACGTCGACAACTCGCCGTAAAACTGCTCGACCGTGACCGGCTTCGATTTCGACAGCGCGGCCTGCACCAGGTCGTAGAACGGCCCGTACCAGCTGTTGATGGCGACGCTGACCTGAACCTGAAAGTAGGAGGTGAACAGGATCAGCGCGGAACCGAGAATCGACCAGAGCGCCCAGGGATGCGGCGCAAACCACATCCAGGCGCCGGCGAAGATCAGGACGGCCAGCGCAAAATAAAGGTCGAACCACAGCGAGCGCGCCGACCAGAACAGCGCCACGCCGACCGCGCCCTGCTCAGACGAGCCGAACAGGCTGCTGGCGTAGCTATACCACAACGCCATCGCCAGCGCCGTCCAGGCGATCGCCGACAGGAAGAACGGTTTTGGGCGGGGGAAGAATGAAACGAACATTTGTTGGGGTATCCACTCTCGGGGATCGAAGGATTTGCGGCTGCTTTAGGGGATACCGTGTAGTCGGCAAAGGCCGGAAACGCCATAGGGGCTGCGGTAAAACCGGCCTTTGCGGAGGCCGGATTAACGCCTTTTAATCCGGTGCCACGTCGTCCCTCCGAAGGCCGAGAGGCCTGGCTCCTCGCGTCGTCGCCCGCCACCGGGTCGGCGCAACGCGCCGCCCGATGACAGGCTCCAGCGGGCGATCCAGTAATCCGAAAAGCCAGCGATAGAACCGAGAAAGCGCGGCGTACTGGATACCCGCCTTCGCGGGTATGACGGTTCTTGCTAAAGGCCAGCGCTCGTCGAGAAGATCGGAAGACGGCAACCAAACTTGACGGCAATCAACGCGACCGTCGGGTCAACCAGCCCATAGTTACCCTCCGAGATGCGAAGATCCATCAAATCCGAAAGGGTGCGAATGTGAGCACGACGGGCCTCGAAGTTTTCGACGAGACGGTTCAATGCACACGGCCGTGGCGGGAGCGAGATTGGGTAACCACCAGGCGGAGTTTCTTTCTTCTCCCTCTCCCGCTTGCGGGGGAGGGCGGGGTGGGGGTGTCCCCGCATAACGGATGCCGGAGGTTTGGCGAACATGGATGACACGGTGCAGATCATCGCGGGCTTGCTGGTTGTTTTGTGTATCGCCGGCGTTGCATTTTATTTGTTGCAGCACAAAACGCCGCGCCTGCAGCCGGCGCCCAACACACGGCGATCGGAAATCGAGCGCGAATTTGCGCGCGTCTTCTCCATGACCAGCGCGCTCTTCGCGGGGAGAGGGTTGGGGTGAGGGGACTCTCCACAAAAATCGGACTCGCGGATAGTCCCCCTCACCCGGATCGCATCTGCGATGCGACATAGCCGAAGCTACGCTTCGGCGTTCTTCTAAAGACGGCCGCCAGAGGCGGCCTACGCCTCTCCCCGCAAGCGGGGCGAGGTTACCTCGCCATCGTCCCGATTGCGGGCGCGGTGGACTATCGGATCATCCAATCATAGACTTTGGCGATTACGGCCAAGCAGAGCAGACAGCAAAAGGCGGTTTGATGGGGGCTGACGAAGATGCCTTCTGATCCGAATGCGACGCGGGTACGAATTGCTTTCTTTTTGTTAGTCGTTATTACGGTTGCTGCTTCGGTTGGGGTAAATTCCCTGACCAAACTAGGCAAACAACAGCAGAGCATTGCCGCGCGTGAAACTCAGGAGACAGTGCAAGGCGTCAACGATCCCAACCAAATAGATGAGGCGCTCAGGCAACATCCCGCGAACAAATCGTTGCAATTGATAGCCGCGACGACCAAGGCAGCCAATGAAACCAGTGCCGCCATGGATGAGCTTACCAGTGAAATCGAGCCGCCGGCGATTTCAAAAAACATCAATCTGGGCGCGGCGAGCCGCAGTGATCTCGAGGCGCTTCGCCGCGACCTGAAAACGGCGGAGGCCAATGCGACGAGCTTCATACCGCGCTACGCCGCCCTGCTCAAAACCGAGCGCGACACTATGGAAAAATACGCCCTCTCCCTGCATCTGGATAAAGATACCATCGGCAGGTTCTCACAAAATCTCGACAAGCGGCACGCGGAGATCACGGCGTTCACCTCCAGAATGTTGCCGGCCCGTGCCGATTATTATCGCGCCTACGAAAACTATGTCGCGGTGCTGGCCGGGGAATTCGGCACCTACAGGGTGGTGAACGGCGAATTCATCTTCCCATTGCAACGCACGGTGGACCGTTACAATGTCGCGGCCAATGCCATGACCGTCGCCGCGAAGCGGATCGCGCAATTGGAGGAAGAAAGAAAAAACCTTTCGAAGGCGCAGCAGGAGCGGTGGCAGCAATTCGTCAACGGCAAGTGACGAGATGTCGGTGCCCTACGGGCTGACGCGCGGTCTCAGGCATTCCACGAGCCGCTTCGCATGAGCTGGCAACGACGCGAAATTTCGAACACAAATGGCGTGGTGCCGAAGAGCCCACTCATCGGTGAGCGGAGTGATCCGGATTGCCATCGAATGCTGGAATCTGCGAGCCGCCGTTTCCGGGAGCACCGCCAGACCGATGCCGCTCTCAACCATGCGGCAGATGGCGTCAAATCCGTTGAGGCGGATGCGCACCTTCATTCGCCGGCCGGCGCGTGCTGCATGATGGTCCAAATAGTCCTGAAGCGCGCTGCCGCTGGGAAGGCCGACGATGTCATGGTCCAGTATTTCGCGAAAGGCGGTTTTCCGTCGCCGGCCGATCGGGTGGCGACGCGGCGCCACGACGACAAGACGAATCGCTCCGATCGGAAAGGTCTCAAGCTCTTCGGCAGGATCGACCGCATCCGTTACAATACCGATGTCCGCGCGGCCCTCGGCGATCGTTCGCTTTATCTCCCGGCTCGGGCGATCCTCGAGTTCAACGTCGATATTAGGATGAGCCGACAGGAATGAGGCCAGCGCAGTCGGCAGAAATTCCGCGATCGCAACCGTATTCGAGAGCAGCCGTACGTGGCCTCGCAGGCCCTTCGCATAGTCATTCAATTCGCCACGCATTTGCTCCAGTTGTTGCGTGACGATCCGCGCGTGATGAACCAGCGCCGAGCCGACCGGAGTCAGCCGAACACCGCGTCGCTTGCGTTCCAGCAGCGGTGCGCCGAGGGCGGCCTCCATAGCGCGGATCCGCTCACTCGCCGACGCCAGAGTCATGTTCGCGCGAGTGGCGCCATGCGTGATGCTGGCGGCATCAGCGACGTGCAAAAACAATCGGAGGTCCGTCAGATCGAAGCGAATCGACATCGTTGGAAACCAGTACTTTGGAAACCACTACGTGCCTACGGCTGAACCTGAGGCAGGCTTAGCACTTTCCGCATTGTCTGTCTCTTGTCCTGCGGACAGGTTACCGCTTGTTCAGAACTCGTGTCTGGACATTGCAGAAAGCGGAGCTTGATATGAAGGAACTTCTCCTCCCTCATGTAAAGTCAGGCGTCGTCGCGTTGGCGCTCGCAGCCGGCATTGCCGTCTCCGGCACCGGACGCGCGGCCAATTCCGATGCGTTGATCGGCAACTGGAAGCTTGTTTCCTGGCAGGTGGTCGTTGGGAACGAGACACAGAATCCGTTCGGACAGTCCCCAAAGGGTTACCTGCTCTTGACGCGCGAAGGGCGTGCGATGGCGATTACCACCGCCGACAATCGCAAGGCGGGAGACGGTGTTGCCGAGCGGGCGGCGTTGCACAAGTCAATGCTTGCGTACAGTGGAAGATATCGCGTCGAAGGTGACGACTTCATCACGACGGTGGACATTTCCTGGAATGAAATCTGGAACGGCACCGAGCAGAGGCGTCACTATCGCCTTGAAGGCGATCGGCTCTTCATCGAGTCGGCGCCGGCGCCGAGCATATTATACCCCGGTAAAACTGATTTTCGCCGGATCGTGTGGGAGCGAGAGAAATAGATTAGTTACGTCGGACTGGTCCGCCTTCGCTCTTCGAGCTACGGCGGACAAGTCGGCTGATTTGCCCGACGGGCAAATCAGCAAATTTGTGTCTAGCCCCATTCGCAAAAATATTCTTCTTCAAGTCCGACGCAAATCACTTCACTAATTACGCCGTCTCGTTCCACAGAGGGGCGCTTCGCGGTCGTCACGAACGCGGGATGGGATGCGGTGGACGCAGCTAGCGCTCTTGACGAACAGCGCTAATGCGGACGGCGAAGTCGTGTGGTCCTGACACCCCGACGCTGGTGTCAAGTTCGTGGGACAACAGTTCCGCGGATGACGGTGGCAAGAAAGCCCGGTCACCGGGGAGAGCACGAAGGAAACCGTTAAAACCATTGCGTGCGGGAATGCCGGGTTGTTCCGGTGGACCTGTGGTGACTAACGCGCGTGTTTACTACACTACACGCGCGGCTGCGGGTGCAT is drawn from Bradyrhizobium lablabi and contains these coding sequences:
- the sbmA gene encoding peptide antibiotic transporter SbmA yields the protein MFVSFFPRPKPFFLSAIAWTALAMALWYSYASSLFGSSEQGAVGVALFWSARSLWFDLYFALAVLIFAGAWMWFAPHPWALWSILGSALILFTSYFQVQVSVAINSWYGPFYDLVQAALSKSKPVTVEQFYGELSTFAGIALIAVVVGVLTRFFVSHYIFRWRTAMNDFYISHWPQLRTIEGASQRVQEDTMRFATTMEGLGVNLISAVLTLLAFLPVLVKLSGVVTELPLVGAIPYPLVFAAVIWSIFGTGALALIGIRLPGIEFFNQRVEAAYRKELVLGEDDPVRADPPRVSALFGNIRRNYFRLYLNFMYFNIGRIVYLQTDVIFPYILLGPTIVAGKITLGSMNQILNAFTQVRTSFQYLVNSWSTIVELISIYQRLRGFEAKIGGEPLPSIETRAEPKAIV
- a CDS encoding lipocalin-like domain-containing protein, with the translated sequence MKELLLPHVKSGVVALALAAGIAVSGTGRAANSDALIGNWKLVSWQVVVGNETQNPFGQSPKGYLLLTREGRAMAITTADNRKAGDGVAERAALHKSMLAYSGRYRVEGDDFITTVDISWNEIWNGTEQRRHYRLEGDRLFIESAPAPSILYPGKTDFRRIVWEREK
- a CDS encoding LysR substrate-binding domain-containing protein → MSIRFDLTDLRLFLHVADAASITHGATRANMTLASASERIRAMEAALGAPLLERKRRGVRLTPVGSALVHHARIVTQQLEQMRGELNDYAKGLRGHVRLLSNTVAIAEFLPTALASFLSAHPNIDVELEDRPSREIKRTIAEGRADIGIVTDAVDPAEELETFPIGAIRLVVVAPRRHPIGRRRKTAFREILDHDIVGLPSGSALQDYLDHHAARAGRRMKVRIRLNGFDAICRMVESGIGLAVLPETAARRFQHSMAIRITPLTDEWALRHHAICVRNFASLPAHAKRLVECLRPRVSP